A region from the Branchiostoma floridae strain S238N-H82 chromosome 9, Bfl_VNyyK, whole genome shotgun sequence genome encodes:
- the LOC118423654 gene encoding phthioceranic/hydroxyphthioceranic acid synthase-like isoform X2, with protein MKDLISFLEKNQCTALSQLAYTSSVKRTHHNYRLAFPVMSLEQLNLELQKAQKSVSGLKNSAGPKNIVFVFCGMGTLWEGMCIELMAKEPLFSRKVKEVDAIFKTIAGWSLVDKLRNVRNFDDPAVAQPIIFVCQVALFHLLMTWGIVPDKIVGHSVGEVAAACCAGALSLPTAVRVIYHRGRLQSEVTGGKMLVVGNYDVRKVNDCCQRFTGKVSIAAENSGTSCTVSGDADAVDSLHRLLDRINTEEEEGRLFIRELNVRSAYHSHHMDPICSKLREALHDIKAADPTVQVLSTVTGDLAPKDFASEAYWAKNVRCPVMFNSAMKRAIDTKARNIVVEIGPRPALRANIKEIVGEAELTLVASSRPKQEHACILQCLCDLYQAGLDPQWKAFFDEDEVYAPLPVPRCHLNRQSLWFDPEAGISLRQENDSKASLVQSHLKRLSNSPPSFRCSISNATHPYVYDHRLQDMVVVPGAQYVDLGLAACMEVMNPRQPPSHCRLQIEFLSPATIGRHGDKTDLVVNVHHDETSQNVTFEERTDRAVHARGHVEYDSQSQDVLHNVNLVAIQERCSYRLPEEILYDEFKKVGFHYGPSLCQLKDCRYSESSMHPEALSIVHVPEIVSHDMHNCCIHPALLDYVLQSTILLMIDDADHKETLLPASVGSVVSVKPPELRMWVYLRQLYKTKDALCCNGALIGSDGQVIVEARNIVCKILTDKKSVPFSDVTYTMDWFPFESCCEAPEASMSQLKCLVLADDCGILDKMGHLVSPDSVLIYQSEFTRQDFRVNSSVLPSIIQQKDESIEFDQIVHGWGITLLEDSTTNGAALASAVEVSCESLRQLLKMLIAMDKSIPVKVVTRNAQLPMWDGLTEAQQVNVIDLVGPPLWGLVRAVLRERAYLNCQLAELATGTDDEILTLVQEMTTPEMSEFTEIMLVGNKKYYIEMVRSNVEKVSSVHRVNVAEGGRRIKLQMLETSQPQSVRVTYDDDTPLLDVGYQVPHAQINVSAIRLHEDYFAPVIKPTESREAVPWLEDSNCAQDLHALDFYGTVVDVTEKCKIKVGDVVFGCFPVVASSTVCVPVSVLKKASTFHQLENLPCLSLLVLAWEVLACVKPKQRVGYVGGTVCPTFGCALDVIATKLKVSVTKRQTACPDEQYPLVIVWEVEACKSARQLQAMVESNGQLIIVSGKAVHQISSLHAPTIYRPDIQLKMVNTCLLFRESNLLRVMPSVLKLLTSAAKKLTRNDLTARFIPLSEISQLGMPGDLNSENLNRHPEDHLTVVQFQSKTGVSVCVGRKQLFRKDCAYLVVGGLTGLGMVTVNFLAEKGAGYIAIMSRSPPNEETNDKISELASTKDTNVVCLQADVTCLDQVEAAIQKLESTFPDVPLKGIFHSAVVTSDGILINQDHSHFQRGMDAKVIGTWNLHVATQRFRLDYFVAYSSIAAIIPNGGQTGYASANAFLDGFMFYRRQQGLSGQTINWGALKLGILERNEAIAKKLEQQGVPAMERHDIVKYLEDCLMLNETQLIVALVNWSRIKRVQAGMTDSRRFHTIFESINGNEPQENTEGFRIDMPSLLNQSSEEQLSTLETFVKHMFVLLLNADEETANVSSSIVDLGIDSHTALSAQQLIKEHICVDVPIIMFLSQETTLGSLAVAIQENLVQNHSTKVCVENTSEAEHSNEGLGKNPRLTYEQNESEPESEEPLSQEDDEMEVSSGMSQLSLAMTDVFYQHVNNTIHDHGISACVHKLFEKQVMDTPQRVALIFKDTNVTYQELNRSATSIARELLRLPQRKQQRHDYVGVYLENTPDLLATLLAIWKAGKIVVPLNMAQPKGNMTHLIEMCNIQVIVTDFSAHTLIFTKLPRYTGHVITVPVEHKLEDDDDTVLQRVLLPDAPAFCMHEADNGRRIVQGLHSGMLNRLTWMWHTFPFKEDDVCCLKTPLRHLDAFWEILVPLLKGVPVVIVTEHMLKTPTEFLQVLREQKVTRLSGVSRGFWERLVAVVEREPPEAQVCVRQLFMNAGNIDFSIVHQASEALHAEEVTVMLSCTAVYSGVVYCSLKPNCVEADLSFVPGYNTEVYVLNEERQLCEVNQPGELCLAAPGLPYHDATVKSNRFTSAATEKVVATGIMAVLTEHAEIRLLHSATLRESQPQQTRLANGVKSHHIQEMMKGKIFKKRTTKAKAHERYVRLVLQQNDILEATLKWGPSENQISSKLNVRNITNIYAERSTLVISTCQRTFLFQTEEVEVLRMWTEGLQYLRNLV; from the exons GTCCGAAGAACATAGTTTTTGTCTTTTGTGGAATGGGCACTTTATGGGAGGGTATGTGTATTGAGTTAATGGCGAAAGAGCCCCTTTTCAGTCGTAAGGTTAAAGAGGTTGATGCAATCTTCAAAACCATTGCTGGCTGGTCTCTGGTCGACAAGCTTCGGAATGTGAGGAACTTTGACGATCCTGCTGTAGCACAGCCAATAATATTTGTTTGCCAGGTTGCCCTGTTTCATCTGTTGATGACTTGGGGGATTGTGCCTGACAAAATTGTTGGCCACTCTGTTGGAGAGGTAGCAGCGGCTTGTTGTGCAGGCGCCCTTTCTTTACCAACTGCCGTTCGGGTCATCTACCACAGGGGGCGTTTGCAGAGTGAGGTGACTGGCGGCAAAATGCTGGTAGTCGGCAACTATGATGTCAGAAAGGTGAACGATTGCTGCCAGAGATTTACAGGCAAAGTTTCTATTGCAGCAGAAAACAGTGGGACGTCATGCACAGTGTCAGGTGATGCAGATGCTGTAGATAGTCTGCATCGGCTTTTAGATAGAATcaacacagaagaagaagagggaAGACTCTTCATTCGAGAGCTCAACGTCAGGTCTGCGTATCACAGCCATCACATGGACCCCATCTGTAGCAAGCTGCGAGAAGCGCTCCATGATATCAAGGCGGCGGATCCCACAGTTCAAGTGCTGTCCACGGTTACTGGTGATTTGGCTCCCAAAGATTTTGCTTCTGAAGCATACTGGGCAAAGAATGTTAGATGCCCAGTCATGTTTAACTCAGCTATGAAAAGGGCAATTGACACAAAGGCCCGCAACATTGTAGTGGAGATAGGACCGAGGCCGGCACTTCGTGCTAATATCAAAGAGATTGTAGGTGAGGCTGAATTGACCCTGGTTGCCTCGTCAAGGCCAAAGCAAGAACACGCTTGCATTCTTCAGTGTCTCTGTGACCTATATCAAGCTGGCCTAGATCCTCAGTGGAAGGCGTTCTTTGATGAGGATGAAGTCTATGCCCCCCTACCAGTACCTCGCTGTCATCTGAACAGGCAGTCCTTATGGTTTGATCCAGAGGCCGGGATCTCTCTGCGACAGGAGAATGACAGCAAAGCAAGCTTAGTCCAGTCACACTTGAAAAGGCTGTCTAACAGTCCTCCGAGTTTTCGGTGCTCCATCAGTAATGCAACGCACCCCTATGTATATGATCATAGATTGCAGGATATGGTTGTTGTGCCTGGTGCCCAGTATGTAGATCTCGGTTTAGCTGCTTGCATGGAGGTCATGAATCCCCGCCAGCCACCGTCCCACTGTAGGCTGCAAATAGAGTTTCTGTCTCCAGCAACAATAGGGCGACATGGTGATAAAACCGACCTAGTTGTGAACGTCCACCATGACGAGACGtcacaaaatgttacatttgaaGAGAGAACCGATAGGGCAGTGCATGCAAGAGGGCATGTTGAGTATGACAGCCAGAGTCAGGATGTACTTCATAATGTCAACCTCGTCGCCATTCAAGAACGCTGTTCGTACAGACTACCAGAAGAAATACTCTACGACGAATTCAAGAAAGTAGGTTTCCACTACGGTCCATCTCTATGCCAACTCAAGGACTGCCGGTATAGCGAATCATCCATGCACCCAGAGGCACTGTCTATTGTACACGTACCAGAGATTGTATCTCATGACATGCACAACTGCTGTATCCACCCTGCGCTGCTTGACTACGTATTGCAGTCTACTATCTTGCTAATGATCGACGATGCCGACCACAAAGAAACGTTGCTGCCAGCTTCAGTAGGAAGTGTTGTCTCTGTGAAGCCTCCTGAACTCAGAATGTGGGTTTACCTTCGTCAGCTGTACAAAACAAAGGATGCATTGTGTTGCAATGGAGCGTTGATAGGCTCAGATGGGCAAGTCATTGTTGAGGCCCGAAACATCGTTTGTAAAATTCTAACAGACAAGAAATCCGTACcattttctgacgtcacttACACCATGGACTGGTTTCCATTTGAGTCCTGTTGTGAAGCACCAGAAGCGTCCATGTCTCAGCTCAAGTGCCTTGTCCTCGCAGATGACTGTGGCATCCTGGATAAAATGGGGCATCTCGTTAGTCCTGACTCTGTCTTAATCTACCAGAGTGAGTTTACAAGACAAGATTTTAGAGTGAACAGCAGTGTCTTGCCCTCCATCATACAGCAAAAGGACGAGTCCATCGAGTTCGACCAGATAGTTCATGGCTGGGGCATAACCCTGTTAGAGGATTCCACAACCAATGGGGCGGCATTGGCGTCAGCTGTGGAAGTCTCCTGCGAGAGTCTGAGACAATTGTTGAAGATGTTGATAGCAATGGACAAGAGCATTCCGGTAAAGGTCGTCACAAGAAATGCTCAGCTGCCAATGTGGGATGGACTCACCGAAGCCCAACAAGTGAATGTCATCGATTTGGTTGGACCGCCACTTTGGGGTCTCGTTCGTGCTGTGCTCCGCGAACGGGCATACTTAAACTGTCAGCTTGCTGAGCTAGCAACTGGAACGGACGATGAAATCCTCACTCTCGTTCAGGAAATGACAACACCTGAGATGTCAGAGTTTACAGAAATCATGTTGGTGGGCAATAAGAAATACTACATTGAAATGGTACGATCCAACGTTGAGAAGGTTTCCTCCGTGCACAGGGTCAACGTTGCAGAGGGCGGAAGAAGAATAAAACTGCAAATGTTGGAGACAAGCCAACCGCAGAGTGTTAGGGTTacatatgatgatgataccCCTTTGTTGGATGTCGGCTACCAGGTACCCCATGCTCAAATCAATGTATCTGCAATTCGCTTGCACGAAGATTATTTTGCGCCTGTGATAAAGCCAACAGAAAGCAGAGAAGCGGTACCATGGCTTGAGGACAGCAACTGTGCCCAAGACCTACATGCCCTAGACTTTTACGGAACAGTGGTTGATGTGACCGAGAAATGTAAGATTAAGGTTGGGGatgttgtttttggttgttttccTGTTGTCGCCAGTTCAACTGTGTGTGTTCCTGTCTCTGTTTTGAAGAAAGCCTCTACTTTCCATCAGCTGGAGAATTTGCCTTGCCTGTCTTTGTTGGTGCTTGCTTGGGAAGTCTTGGCTTGTGTGAAGCCTAAACAACGTGTTGGTTATGTTGGTGGAACGGTCTGCCCGACGTTTGGCTGTGCATTGGATGTCATAGCCACCAAGTTGAAAGTGTCAGTGACAAAACGCCAAACCGCATGCCCTGATGAACAATACCCTCTGGTTATTGTTTGGGAAGTGGAAGCGTGTAAAAGCGCGAGGCAGCTGCAGGCTATGGTTGAATCAAATGGACAACTTATCATCGTCAGTGGCAAAGCCGTACACCAAATCTCTTCATTGCATGCACCAACTATTTACAGGCCCGACATTCAGCTTAAGATGGTGAATACTTGCCTCCTATTTAGGGAGTCAAACCTCCTCAGGGTGATGCCTTCTGTGCTCAAGTTGTTGACATCGGCTGCAAAAAAACTGACAAGAAATGATCTTACTGCCCGATTCATTCCGTTGTCAGAGATTTCCCAATTGGGTATGCCTGGGGATTTGAATTCGGAAAACCTCAATAGGCACCCAGAGGACCACCTGACAGTAGTACAGTTTCAGTCCAAGACTGGTGTTTCCGTTTGTGTCGGCAGAAAGCAGCTCTTCCGTAAAGACTGCGCCTACCTTGTGGTCGGGGGACTCACTGGCCTTGGTATGGTGACAGTAAACTTCTTGGCTGAAAAGGGAGCTGGATATATTGCAATTATGTCCAGGAGTCCCCCCAACGAAGAAACCAATGACAAGATTTCGGAACTTGCCTCAACAAAGGACACCAACGTAGTTTGCCTGCAAGCTGATGTTACCTGTTTAGACCAAGTTGAGGCTGCCATCCAGAAACTGGAGTCGACATTTCCAGATGTTCCCCTAAAAGGGATTTTCCACAGTGCAGTGGTTACAAGTGATGGCATTCTTATCAACCAAGACCACAGCCACTTTCAAAGAGGAATGGACGCCAAAGTAATAGGAACATGGAACCTGCACGTTGCAACTCAGCGTTTCCGACTTGACTACTTCGTCGCGTACTCATCCATCGCAGCGATCATTCCAAACGGCGGGCAAACAGGGTACGCGTCCGCTAACGCCTTCCTGGATGGCTTCATGTTCTACCGTAGACAGCAGGGACTCAGCGGCCAGACAATCAACTGGGGAGCACTCAAGCTTGGCATACTTGAGAGAAATGAGGCAATTGCAAAGAAGCTGGAGCAACAAGGGGTCCCAGCCATGGAGCGTCATGACATTGTCAAGTACCTCGAGGATTGCTTGATGCTCAATGAAACACAGCTCATTGTAGCCCTGGTCAACTGGTCCCGAATAAAGAGGGTTCAAGCAGGGATGACAGATTCACGACGATTTCATACGATTTTTGAAAGCATTAATGGCAACGAACCGCAAGAGAATACTGAAGGATTTAGAATCGACATGCCTTCACTGTTGAATCAATCGAGTGAAGAACAGCTTTCTACCCTGGAAACATTTGTCAAACATATGTTTGTACTGCTATTAAATGCAGATGAAGAGACAGCAAATGTCAGCTCATCCATCGTAGATCTGGGAATAGATTCCCACACGGCTCTTAGTGCTCAACAGCTCATCAAAGAGCACATTTGCGTAGATGTCCCAATTATCATGTTTCTCAGCCAGGAGACCACTTTGGGCTCGTTAGCAGTGGCAATTCAAGAAAATCTAGTCCAGAACCATTCCACCAAAGTCTGTGTGGAGAATACCAGTGAAGCAGAACATAGTAATGAGGGACTGGGCAAGAACCCTCGCCTGACATATGAACAGAATGAATCAGAACCAGAATCAGAAGAGCCTTTGAGTCAAGAAGATGACGAAATGGAAGTTTCATCTGGGATGAGTCAATTGTCTCTTGCAATGACAGATGTTTTCTATCAACATGTGAATAATACGATTCATGATCACGGTATCTCTGCCTGTGTACACAAGCTATTTGAGAAACAGGTAATGGATACACCGCAACGAGTGGCTCTCATTTTCAAAGATACAAATGTGACCTACCAAGAGCTCAACAGGTCAGCGACAAGCATAGCACGGGAACTGCTGAGGCTACCACAGCGGAAACAACAGAGACACGATTATGTTGGAGTCTATCTGGAAAACACACCAGACTTATTGGCGACACTATTGGCCATTTGGAAAGCAGGTAAAATCGTTGTCCCTCTGAACATGGCACAGCCTAAGGGAAATATGACACATCTGATTGAAATGTGCAATATCCAGGTCATCGTCACTGATTTCTCTGCGCACACCTTGATATTCACAAAGCTTCCCAGATAcacaggccatgttatcactgTTCCGGTAGAGCACAAGttggaagatgatgatgatactgttCTCCAAAGGGTCCTGCTGCCGGACGCCCCTGCATTTTGTATGCACGAGGCGGACAATGGGCGACGAATAGTCCAAGGTCTGCATTCTGGCATGTTGAATCGCTTGACTTGGATGTGGCACACATTTCCATTCAAAGAAGACGATGTTTGCTGCTTGAAGACTCCCCTTAGGCATCTCGATGCTTTTTGGGAGATTCTTGTCCCTCTCCTGAAAGGAGTTCCCGTTGTGATTGTGACAGAGCACATGCTGAAAACGCCGACAGAGTTTCTGCAGGTGTTGCGCGAACAGAAGGTCACACGACTTTCAGGTGTATCCAGAGGCTTTTGGGAGAGGCTCGTTGCTGTGGTAGAAAGAGAACCCCCTGAAGCACAGGTGTGTGTTAGACAGCTGTTCATGAACGCTGGGAATATAGACTTTTCTATTGTACATCAGGCAAGTGAAGCTCTTCACGCTGAAGAGGTGACAGTGATGCTCAGCTGCACGGCTGTCTATTCAGGAGTTGTATATTGCAGCCTCAAGCCAAATTGTGTGGAAGCAGACCTGTCTTTTGTACCTGGATACAATACAGAAGTATACGTATTGAATGAAGAACGACAACTGTGTGAGGTCAACCAGCCAGGTGAGCTGTGTTTGGCAGCACCTGGGCTCCCTTATCACGATGccactgtgaaaagtaacaggTTCACCTCTGCTGCTACCGAGAAAGTTGTGGCAACAGGAATCATGGCTGTGTTAACAGAACATGCAGAGATCCGTCTCCTTCATAGCGCAACCTTGCGAGAGAGTCAACCACAGCAGACCAGACTGGCAAACGGCGTGAAAAGTCACCACATTCAAGAAATGATGAAAG GAAAGATCTTCAAGAAACGGACGACAAAGGCAAAGGCACACGAGCGCTACGTCCGGCTAGTGTTGCAGCAAAACGATATCCTGGAGGCGACCCTGAAATGGGGACCGTCTGAGAACCAAATATCCTCTAAACTGAACGTCCGCAACATCACCAACATCTATGCAG AGAGGTCCACGCTGGTCATCTCCACATGCCAAAGGACGTTCCTGTTCCAGACTGAGGAGGTAGAAGTCCTGCGCATGTGGACAGAGGGGCTGCAGTACCTGAGAAATCTTGTTTGA